The Schistocerca serialis cubense isolate TAMUIC-IGC-003099 chromosome 10, iqSchSeri2.2, whole genome shotgun sequence genome includes a region encoding these proteins:
- the LOC126424884 gene encoding general transcription factor 3C polypeptide 6-like: MDVDAHDVESSEQDDEYEEEEILVELKFEGGNLHEPLLNQKGVHFKLIGATTAKPVLQLGEQIFAGQYVDAMGTTIIFEEDESMPYYDPVFSTNPESPLRYYASTRKCLVMSRIFIKEKKEGEEAQGGEEEEDEKDGQYEQPKAEPSSAGGEKGLGEEGERGVQGDVADDADWETEEEK; encoded by the coding sequence ATGGATGTCGATGCTCACGATGTAGAGAGTAGCGAGCAGGATGACGAGTACGAAGAGGAAGAGATTTTAGTGGAACTGAAGTTCGAAGGTGGCAACTTGCACGAACCTTTACTGAACCAAAAAGGCGTGCATTTCAAGCTTATAGGCGCCACTACAGCGAAGCCAGTATTGCAGCTTGGCGAGCAGATTTTCGCTGGTCAATATGTCGACGCCATGGGGACTACTATAATCTTCGAGGAGGACGAGTCGATGCCATACTACGACCCCGTGTTTTCCACGAACCCAGAGAGTCCGCTGAGGTACTACGCGAGTACTCGCAAATGCCTCGTTATGTCACGGATCTTCATCAAGGAGAAGAAGGAAGGGGAAGAGGCACAGGGCGGTGAAGAGGAGGAAGACGAAAAGGATGGGCAGTACGAACAGCCTAAAGCAGAGCCTTCGTCAGCTGGAGGCGAGAAAGGACTAGGAGAAGAGGGAGAAAGAGGCGTCCAAGGTGACGTCGCGGACGACGCCGAttgggagacagaagaagaaaagtAA